In the Tessaracoccus lacteus genome, CGCCGGACATGCCGGCCGCGAAGTTCCGCCCAGTCGGGCCGAGCACGAGAACCTCGCCGCCCGTCATGTACTCGCAGCCGTGGTCGCCGACCCCCTCGACGACCGCAGTCGCCCCGGAGTTGCGGACGCAGAAGCGCTCGCCCACAAGGCCGCGCAGGAAGAGCTGACCCGACGTCGCGCCGTAGCCGATGACGTTGCCGGCCACGATCTGCGTCGCGGGGTCGAAGTGCACGTCATCCTGCGGGGTGACGACGAGCCGGCCGCCGGAGAGGCCCTTGCCGAAGTAGTCGTTCGAATCGCCGACCAGCCGCAGCGTCACGCCGCGGGGCAGGAACGCGCCGAAGCTCTGGCCTCCGGTGCCCTTCAGGGTGAACTCGATGGTGCCGTCGGGCAGTCCCTTGCCGTCGGTGGCCTTGGTCACCTCGTGTCCGAGCATTGTGCCGACCGTGCGGTCGACGTTGCGGACCCCGAGGCTCTGGCGGACCCGCTCGCCGCGGGCCAGCGCGGGCTCGGCCAGCCGGATCAGTTCGACGTCGAGCTTGGTGTCGAGACCGTGGTCCTGGCCCTGGATGCGGTGCAGCGCATTGCCGTGCACGTCGTCGACCTTCGTCAGGATCGGCGTGAGGTCGAGGCCCTGCGTCTTCCAGTGGCCGACGGCCTCGGCGATGTCGAGGACGTCGACGCGGCCGACGGCCTCCTCCAGCGTGCGGAAGCCGAGCTGGGCGAGCAGCTCTCGCACCTCCTCGGCGATGAACATGAAGAAGTTGACGACGTGATCGGGGTCGCCGTGGAACTTGCCGCGCAGCTCCGGGTTCTGGGTCGCGACGCCGACCGGGCAGGTGTCCTTGTGACAGACGCGCATCATGACGCAGCCGGACACCACGAGCGGTGCCGTGGCGAACCCGAACTCCTCCGCGCCGAGCAGGGCGGCGACGATGACGTCGCGGCCGGTCTTGAGCTGCCCGTCGCACTGGACGACGATGCGGTCGCGCAGGCCGTTGAGCAGCAGCGTCTGCTGGGTCTCGGCCAGGCCGAGCTCCCAGGGTGCGCCCGCGTGCTTGACGGAGGTCAGCGGAGCCGCGCCGGTGCCACCGTCGTGCCCGGAGATGAGCACGACGTCGGCCTTGGCCTTACTGACGCCCGTCGCGACGGTGCCGACGCCGACCTCGGACACCAGCTTGACGTGCACGCGTGCGACGGGGTTGGCGCACTTCAGGTCGTGGATCAGCTGCTTGAGATCCTCGATCGAGTAGATGTCGTGGTGCGGCGGCGGCGAGATGAGGCCGACGCCCGGCGTCGAGTGCCGAGTCTTCGCCACCCAGGGGTAGACCTTCGGGCCGGGCAGCTGGCCGCCCTCTCCGGGCTTGGCACCCTGCGCCATCTTGATCTGGATGTCGTCGGCGTACGTGAGATACTCCGACGTCACGCCGAAGCGGCCGGAGGCGACCTGCTTGATCGCCGAGCGGCGCGCCGGGTCGTGCAGGCGCTCGGGATCCTCGCCGCCCTCGCCCGTGTTCGACTTGCCGCCGATGCGGTTCATCGCGACGGCCAGGGTCTGGTGGGCCTCCATCGAGATGGAGCCGTAGCTCATCGCGCCTGTGGAGAACCGCTTGACGATCTCGCTGGCGGGCTCGACCTCGTCGATGCTGATGGGCTCCCGCTCGGAGAACTTCAGCATGGAGCGGAGCGTCATGATCCGCGAGCTGTTGTCGTTGACGAGCGCCGAATAACGCTTGAAGGCCTGGTAGTCGCCGGTCTGCGTCGAGTGCTGCAGCCGGAACACCGTCTCGGGGTCGAACAGGTGCGGCTCGCCCTCGCGGCGCCACTGGTATTCGCCGCCCACGGGCAGCGTGCGGTGCGCCAGCGGGATGCCGTCGCCCGGGTAGGCCAGCTTGTGGCGCGCCTTGATCTCCTTGGCCAGCTCGGCGATGCCTAGTCCGCCGAGGCGCGACGTGGTGCCGGTGAAGTACTGGTCGACGACCTCCTGGCTCAGCCCGATGCACTCGAAGATCTGCGAGCCGGTGTAGGAGGCGACGGTGCTGATGCCCATCTTGCTCATCACCTTCAGCACGCCCTTGCTGAGCGCCTTGGCGACGTTGGCGATCGCCTTCTCCGGGGTCACGTTGACGTACATCTCGCGGCGGGCGAGGTCCTCGGCGGACTCGAACACCAGGTACGGGTTGACCGCGGCGGCTCCGTAGCCGAGCAGCAGCGCGACGTGGTGCACCTCGCGCACGTCGCCCGCCTCGACGACCAGGCCCACCTGCGTGCGCGTCTTCTGCCGCACGAGGTGATGGTGGATCGCGGCGGTGAGCAGCAGCGAAGGGATGGGAGCCAGGTCGGCGTTGGAGTGTCGGTCGGACAGCACGATCGCGCGGGCGCCGCCGCGGATGGCCGACGACACCTCCTCGCACAGCTCGTCGATGCGGGCCTGCAGGGCCCGGCCTCCGCCGGCGACCTTGTAGACCCCCTTGATGACGTGCGCATTGAAGCCGGGCAGCTCGCCATCGCGGTTCATCCGCACGATCTTGGCCAGCTGCTCGGAGTCGAGGATCGGGCTGGTCATGGTGATCTGGCGGGCCGCGTCGGGGGTCGGCTCGAGCAGGTTCCGCTCGGGGCCGATCTTGGTGGTCAGGCTCGTGACGAGCTGCTCACGGATCGCGTCGAGCGGCGGGTTGGTCACCTGAGCGAACAGCTGCTTGAAGTAGTCGAAGATGAGCCGCGGGCGGGAGCTCAGCACCGCGATGGGGGTGTCGGTGCCCATCGACCCGATGGCCTCCGCCCCCTGGTTCGCCATGGGAGCGACGAGCTGGCGCAGTTCCTCGTGCGTGTACCCGAACACCTGCTGGCGTCGGATGACCGAGCTGTGCGAGTGGACGATGTGCGCGCGGGTCGGCAGCTTGTCGAGCTCGATCTTCTGCTCGGCGACCCACCTGCGGTAGGGGTGCTGCGAGGCAAGCGCGCCCTTGACGTCCTCGTCGGAGAGGACGCGGTGCCGCTCCAGGTCGAGCAGGAGCATGCGGCCGGGCTGCAGCCGCCCCTTGCGGACGACGTCCCTGGACTCGATCGGCAGGACACCCGCCTCGGAGGCGAACACCACGAGCCCGTCCACGGTCTCCCAGTAGCGGCCGGGGCGCAGGCCGTTACGGTCGAGCGTGGCGCCGATGATGGACCCGTCGGTGAAGGTCATGCAGGCCGGGCCGTCCCAGGGCTCCATGATCATCGAGTGGTACTCGTAGAACGCGCGGCGCTCCGGGTCCATCTCCGCGTGGCCCTCCCAGGCCTCGGGGATCATCATGAGCACGGCGTGCGGCAGCGAACGGCCGCCGAGGTGCAGCAGCTCGAGCACCTCGTCGAAGGACGCGGAGTCGGAGCCCTCGGGGGTGCAGATCGGGAACAGTGCGTCGACGCCGCCGGGGAACTTCTCGGAGGTGAGGAGGGCCTCGCGGGCGCGCATCCAGTTGCGGTTGCCACGCACGGTGTTGATCTCGCCGTTGTGGGCGATCATGCGGTACGGGTGCGCCAGCTCCCAGGCCGGGAAGGTGTTGGTCGAGAAGCGCGAGTGGACCAGCGCAAGGGCCGACGCCATGCGCTCGTCGTGCAGCTCGGGGAAGACCTCCTCCAGCTGGGCCGTGGTCAGCATGCCCTTGTAGACGAGCGTGCGGGCGGACAGCGAGGAGAAGTAGACGCCCGCCTCGTGCTGGGCGCGGCGCCGGAGCACGAACGCGAAGCGGTCCAGCTCGATGCCGGACTGG is a window encoding:
- the gltB gene encoding glutamate synthase large subunit; translation: MSHSVFPQRAKVGLYDPAYEHDACGVAFVARLDGVPTHDIVSKGLEALRNLDHRGATGADEAAGDGAGILIQVPHKFLRDVAGVKLPDLGEYAVGMAFMPVDEAERAEARSRIEAIAEEVELDVLGWRDVPVETGTLSPISIGAMPHFEHLIVAGRDGQSGIELDRFAFVLRRRAQHEAGVYFSSLSARTLVYKGMLTTAQLEEVFPELHDERMASALALVHSRFSTNTFPAWELAHPYRMIAHNGEINTVRGNRNWMRAREALLTSEKFPGGVDALFPICTPEGSDSASFDEVLELLHLGGRSLPHAVLMMIPEAWEGHAEMDPERRAFYEYHSMIMEPWDGPACMTFTDGSIIGATLDRNGLRPGRYWETVDGLVVFASEAGVLPIESRDVVRKGRLQPGRMLLLDLERHRVLSDEDVKGALASQHPYRRWVAEQKIELDKLPTRAHIVHSHSSVIRRQQVFGYTHEELRQLVAPMANQGAEAIGSMGTDTPIAVLSSRPRLIFDYFKQLFAQVTNPPLDAIREQLVTSLTTKIGPERNLLEPTPDAARQITMTSPILDSEQLAKIVRMNRDGELPGFNAHVIKGVYKVAGGGRALQARIDELCEEVSSAIRGGARAIVLSDRHSNADLAPIPSLLLTAAIHHHLVRQKTRTQVGLVVEAGDVREVHHVALLLGYGAAAVNPYLVFESAEDLARREMYVNVTPEKAIANVAKALSKGVLKVMSKMGISTVASYTGSQIFECIGLSQEVVDQYFTGTTSRLGGLGIAELAKEIKARHKLAYPGDGIPLAHRTLPVGGEYQWRREGEPHLFDPETVFRLQHSTQTGDYQAFKRYSALVNDNSSRIMTLRSMLKFSEREPISIDEVEPASEIVKRFSTGAMSYGSISMEAHQTLAVAMNRIGGKSNTGEGGEDPERLHDPARRSAIKQVASGRFGVTSEYLTYADDIQIKMAQGAKPGEGGQLPGPKVYPWVAKTRHSTPGVGLISPPPHHDIYSIEDLKQLIHDLKCANPVARVHVKLVSEVGVGTVATGVSKAKADVVLISGHDGGTGAAPLTSVKHAGAPWELGLAETQQTLLLNGLRDRIVVQCDGQLKTGRDVIVAALLGAEEFGFATAPLVVSGCVMMRVCHKDTCPVGVATQNPELRGKFHGDPDHVVNFFMFIAEEVRELLAQLGFRTLEEAVGRVDVLDIAEAVGHWKTQGLDLTPILTKVDDVHGNALHRIQGQDHGLDTKLDVELIRLAEPALARGERVRQSLGVRNVDRTVGTMLGHEVTKATDGKGLPDGTIEFTLKGTGGQSFGAFLPRGVTLRLVGDSNDYFGKGLSGGRLVVTPQDDVHFDPATQIVAGNVIGYGATSGQLFLRGLVGERFCVRNSGATAVVEGVGDHGCEYMTGGEVLVLGPTGRNFAAGMSGGVAWVLDLNPLRLNSELVDPVDLNEGDLARVRELMTEHRAETGSLVADALLQLSDAELGLRFTKVLPRDFARLMAVREMAMADGLAETETTKLMMEAAHG